The following DNA comes from Centroberyx gerrardi isolate f3 chromosome 4, fCenGer3.hap1.cur.20231027, whole genome shotgun sequence.
ACTTTCATCTCACTTAACCGTCTTCATGAAATCACGCAGACGTTGCTTTAAGACATCcatagcaaaaaaaacaaaagacagctaGGGTTAGCTTCCAACATAGCTATCAACATCAACTGGTAGCTGTTTGTTTCGCTAAGCTAAACACCATTATCACCTTAATCGCTGCAGGTGTTAACGTGGGCTGGACAGGTGTTTAGTGAACCATCACATACCAGTTATCAACTTCCTCCACCcctaaaactgtttttttttccatttcgtGGTGGCGTTACAGTAACTACTGTCTGCTAGTCTTGATATACTTATCATCAAGTTAGTGTAACGACCTGTACTGATGTAAAAATATCACTAATTAGCAAAAAGTACATTGTCGCATCATCGTATTTCAATTATGTCCTGCTGACTGATTCTTTCTCCCAAAGATGCTACCCTTCTCAGGGGGTCTGTGTTTCAGTCATGCAATCTCTCATGGAAGAGTATTCATGTGTACGGTTTTGGGACTGATTCAGCCTCAGGAAATGAAACCAAATATAACTCACACCATCGTTATTCATGCATGCAACTGGCGAGCTTATAGCATCACAGGGAAAGCGAAGAACAGcacatctttctgtttctgaccCTTTCATcaggagcaggcagagggaaCCTGATGTGCTGCCAGATATGAAATTTGTGGACTATTTGAATTGGTACAAGATTACTATTTATAGATGATTGCATGGCTTGTCTATGTGATCCTCTGTAAacagaagagacacaacccTTGCAGCAATCAGCTCTTACTGCAATAATGACTCATGAATATACAGTGTGTGGTTGTGTTATGTATATAAGAAAAGACAGGTGAAGTTGTGCTTTGCTCCGCTGCGGTcttatttcttttattctttcagATGCAGACTATGAGAAGATAACTGCTGTGCTGCTGAAGTCGCGTACAGGGGAATTTGATTTGGAGTCAATACTGTTTCTCAAATTCAGAGGTCTTGGTAAGCTGAAATCAATATATCAAAATACcttaagtgttaaaaaaaaattcattatTGTTTAACATAGTTGAATGGATGTCTCATTTTAGGAATACATGATCTTGGATGCATTGGGGAGTGCATCAATTTGGAGAGACTGGACCTTTCTGGAAATAACATCACCAACTTAGCTTCTCTTGCATCTCTTCGGCTTCTTGCGGTACTCAATGTGTCTGCCAACAGGATTTCTAATTTAGGTAAGAATTCTGGTTTCTTATTTCCTTACTGTACAAGTGCTTATTACAAAAAGTCTCCCACTATTAATAGAAACTGACCTTTTGAATTGCTTTGCTAATTTCAGAGCCCCTGTCCAGTTGTGAGAGTTTACAGAGCTTAAACGTGGCTGGTAATGTCATATCAAGGTATCATTGTATAATCGATGACAAAGTGCTTACATTGATGAATGTAAGACATTGATGAATACAAAAGGATGTGAATCTGTCATTACTGCAAATATTTCATTACAACATTAAGTTCATCCTTTATATTACTTAGTGTAAGAACTATCACATCCATCATTGTAGTTAGGCATACAAATTATCTGCTATTTGTGATTATCATTTTAAAGAGAAATATTCTGAAATGGTTACATAAAATGagctcatttttgttttgtcgtTCAACAGTATTGAGAACCTGCACTGCCTTCAGCCTTTGAGAAAGCTAGAGAATATACGACTAAAAGACAACACTTATAATTACACTAATCCAGGTGAGTTTCAGTGACTTTGTTTGAAAACAATAATGTGGAAAATCTAGACAAGAGAGACCCATGATGACcttttctgtttcagtgtgCAGAAACTTGTCATATAGAAATATACTTCTTGAAATGTTCCCCAACATCAAGGTGCTGGATGGTAAGatatgttttgcatttattCTTTTGCCAATCAGTAAAACTCCCACCGCCCTCAGTGTGTGCAAAGGTTCATTATTTCTGTTTCTACTATAGGAGAACGAGTGGTTGGACGTGGGAGTGACTTGTACCAATTATGCAAAGACATCGATGATACCATCAAAGGTACATTAGTCATCTAGCATGCCAGTGTATTGTGATTGACATTACTTGGTATGACACTCCTTTCAGCAAATTAAGTGGATTAGGATGTGGCGTATTAATCATACATACACAGTTTCCAGTTCCATTACCTCCATATCTGTGACGTAGTTGTTAGGTTTGCCTCTACTTAAAAAATGGTTCCCTTGTTCAAATAAATGTTACTGAACTGATAAAGCAATAATTTactggtttttttttatatcaatgTTTAGCTGGTTTATACAAGAATGGACAGCTTCCTGAACATCCTGATTGCAAGCCATGGGTGGAGGATACTTATTGGGAGATAAAGAGATCAAACAACGCCATTATTGATGAAGCCTACAAACAGTTCAATGGTAAGCAGTCTTCTGCCATTTTCATTAGAACTGTTTGAGCTTATGTAATCAGTTATCAGAACTTGACTTTGTTGTGTCCTATAATCCTTGAcatattttttacttttcagaCGTTCTTCACGAATGCAGACTCCTCAacaacagagcaacacacatGATTTCACAAACTGAAAGATCTCTTAGCCTAAAGAAGCAGCCAAAGCAGTATGCTGTCTGAAATGGGCTATTTGCAATATTTCTTTTTGTGGTATCAAAAATATCATGGCTATATGTACTGTACGTTTTTTAAATTACTAAGCTATATCCAAATGCTTGACTAAGCATCATTGCCAGACACATGCTCGGTGTTGCATTGTGAGGCATTTGTTGAAATTTTCTTGCATCCTATGCATTAGGTTTCAGGAAAGATACAGCTAAGTGGTTTCAAACCCTTATCCATACTGACACCCCTCAGTTTGGTTCGAAAATGTGTTTACTTGCACAGAGTGCATTTTGCACCATGCTGTAACCTGCATTTATGCTGAGAGCTATGCTGCTTTAGAATTTGTATAAGTTTTCAGTAATTCAGAGCTTTTCCATTTTGCATTGCTGGATCATTTTGGGATCTACTTTGTCCCATATTGTATGCTTGCTTTGGAAGTTGAACTTTTTGCAAAAAGTGATTGTTTCAGCTGTTTCTACTTGTTTTATACCATAAAGTTTATTATGTGTTTAAccaaattatgtaaaatataGTGTTTATAAAGATGTACTGTACTTAAGATGTCTTTGTTATCTTTGTTGTTAGTTATATCCGCAGTGTACAGTCTACTTCAGGAAAAGTGAATGCAGCTTCATCTCCAAAAGTATATTGTTAGCACAACCAGAGGCAAACAACAGGTGTATTAATTATTTGGTCCTAGTGCAAATATTCATGCAGCAAAATCAACATTTTGCCAAGTTTCCTTTATAGCTTTATTAAGGTGTGCAACTCATTACCTGTCTGCTGGGTGATGTTTTCTAAAGCTTCCAGCTGGGAAGGGATTGGAACAAGCAACTGGTGGAAGTTGTTGACTCTCAGAAGCAGTTCTCtggctccacctggtggagaTAATAAATACAGCAGACGACTCTACTACCGCTTCCTGCAAAACCCCCTGTTTCTACTGTGTGATTCAGACCAACGTATCGTTGTTATTGCCTACCTGTTTCTGGTAATCGGGTGTTATCTGAGGTAAAACGAACGGTGTAATGTAACGTAGGATTTCTCACATCCCTAAATTCTAGCTGAGTCAAACCAGCCACAGACACCCAGAATAAGAGCGGAAAGTAGGCCTTCTGTCTTCAAAATAAGCGTAAAATGTGTACATTGTGGGGGCGGTGCGGACAACAGTATTTCAATAGTCATTGATTAAATTAACTAAAGAGTGAAAATATAGTTGTAAACGATATGTTCTAGAGCATACATTGTATTAATTCAGTAACACTATTTAAAACATTACAGGTTTTATTTTAACCACCGTtgaaagacaagaagaagaaggttttattttgaaaaatggaACCGGAAGTTCCTTTTGTATTCTGGTTAGCTTGACACTTTCGAGTACTGCAGGTTCAGTGTACTTCTTGTCAGCTACTAGTGCTGACCTTGGCTAACTAGGATGGCAGGAAACGTGTGGAGGTCAACGGTAAGTAATGGACAAAATATGTCCTCGCTCTAAAGTATTGCACCAAACGCATGCCAATAAGTTTAAAGTAACCAGCTAACGTTATGATGAGGGGCATGCCAAAGGCCTTTCAGTGTCCTCCACACAGATGGTGCAGCAGGCAAGCTctagctagctggttagctagcatGTAAGCTACCCGATTCCTGTAGCTATAGCAACCTGACTCCTGCTAACGTtagtgagctagctagctaacatttaACAACTGATAACTTACCCCACGTTAGGTTTAATAATGTCATGGGGTAGCTTACATTTAATAACTTGCTGTTGGCTAAGGTCGTCAAATGTTTATTAAATATGCATTTACCTAACATCTACAGATTCTTAATCTACTGAGAAAGTGGGGTTTATCGATCAATGACAAGAATAAAGTCAAGGCACAGGAAGTAAGCATATCCCGTTTTTGGATGGTTATCCTAGCTAGTTAGGAAGTGTTAGCTGTAAGAACACTCCCTCCGTAGTTAAAGGGCAAATCTGGAATGGGCATTTTGCTTTACTAGCTGATTTACTAGCTCAGTGAACTCTAAGCTTGAGCTGCTGCCCTTGCATGTCTGTGATGTTTGCAAT
Coding sequences within:
- the lrrc61 gene encoding leucine-rich repeat-containing protein 61; the protein is MDSKRDKDQDADYEKITAVLLKSRTGEFDLESILFLKFRGLGIHDLGCIGECINLERLDLSGNNITNLASLASLRLLAVLNVSANRISNLEPLSSCESLQSLNVAGNVISSIENLHCLQPLRKLENIRLKDNTYNYTNPVCRNLSYRNILLEMFPNIKVLDGERVVGRGSDLYQLCKDIDDTIKAGLYKNGQLPEHPDCKPWVEDTYWEIKRSNNAIIDEAYKQFNDVLHECRLLNNRATHMISQTERSLSLKKQPKQYAV